A single genomic interval of Zingiber officinale cultivar Zhangliang chromosome 4A, Zo_v1.1, whole genome shotgun sequence harbors:
- the LOC121969754 gene encoding uncharacterized protein LOC121969754 isoform X1: MSDTLNQKGGGAAQEISPIRSERRPKLSIDVPSRDFLISAMNYPKLNTFSTHGSAPNRTNLVPLSSPASAKMNASSCSSSSRGKPPFRRFLSGLSFKFQSSASEIERFEGQAPELYLGGRREKPSFLSSFNSFSKLFSPSVGRTSSLPLDEHGVTSRVNLTIDSSSFERKEVHHISRSISFPVNMKHAKSKRIKRMNSLGGVFRVIPSTPRVVGLSSVVTDIISPEDHAPDDEGENIAEEEAVCRICMIELSEGNDSLKLECSCKGELALAHQECAVKWFSIKGNRNCEVCKQEVKNLPVTLLRIQAAHTATALSDNSQQNLFHYRYWHDLPILVVVSMLAYFCFLEQLLVASFGTAALAIAVPFSCILGLFATLTSQTIVMKEFVWVYAAIQFVLVVFFAHLFYTVLHLQAAISIILATFAGFGVAMSGNTIIVEFLRWRNRWQVASSTSRASQEMEMPSQQVV; this comes from the exons ATGTCAGATACTCTCAATCAAAAG GGTGGAGGTGCTGCACAAGAAATTTCACCTATTCGAAGTGAAAGACGTCCCAAACTTTCTATTGATGTACCCTCCAGAGATTTTTTGATTTCCGCCATGAATTATCCAAAATTGAATACCTTTTCAACCCATGGCTCTGCCCCCAATAGAACAAACCTTGTCCCATTAAGCAGTCCTGCGTCTGCTAAAATGAATGCATCTTCATGTTCATCCTCATCTAGAGGTAAACCCCCCTTTCGGAGATTCCTTTCAGGACTAAGCTTCAAATTCCAGAGTTCAGCTTCAGAGATTGAGAGATTTGAGGGTCAAGCTCCAGAGTTATATTTAGGAGGAAGACGGGAAAAACCATCAtttttgagctcatttaattctttttccaaaCTATTTAGCCCAAGCGTTGGAAGAACATCATCCTTACCACTCGATGAACACGGAGTTACTTCACGTGTCAATCTAACAATTGACAGCAGCTCCTTTGAA AGGAAAGAGGTTCATCATATATCTCGTTCAATCTCCTTCCCTGTGAACATGAAGCATGCTAAGTCCAAAAGGATCAAGAGAATGAACTCGTTAGGAGGTGTATTTCGAGTAATTCCTTCAACTCCTCGAGTGGTGGGCTTGAGCAGTGTAGTCACAGACATCATCAGTCCCGAAGACCATG CACCTGACGATGAAGGGGAGAACATAGCTGAAGAAGAGGCTGTCTGTAGAATCTGTATGATTGAGTTATCTGAAGGAAATGACAGTCTTAAGCTAGAATGCAGCTGCAAAGGTGAACTTGCCCTTGCACATCAGGAATGTGCTGTCAAGTGGTTTAGCATTAAAGGCAACAGGAACTGTGAAGTTTGCAAACAGGAGGTTAAGAATCTACCTGTGACTCTGCTGCGCATACAAGCTGCACACACAGCCACAGCACTCTCAGACAATTCACAACAAAATTTATTTCATTACAG GTACTGGCACGATTTGCCTATCCTTGTGGTCGTCAGCATGCTTGCCTATTTTTGCTTCCTCGAACAACTATTG GTAGCAAGTTTTGGTACTGCTGCTCTAGCTATTGCTGTGCCATTTTCATGCATATTGGGACTATTTGCAACCCTCACCTCACAAACAATAG TGATGAAGGAATTCGTTTGGGTCTATGCCGCAATTCAGTTTGTCTTAGTGGTCTTCTTTGCTCATCTGTTCTACACAGTT CTTCATTTACAAGCGGCTATATCCATCATTCTTGCTACTTTTGCTGGATTTGGGGTTGCAATGAGTGGAAATACAATCATTGTGGAGTTTCTCAGGTGGAGGAACAGATGGCAGGTTGCGTCCTCAACTAGTCGTGCTTCTCAGGAAATGGAGATGCCAAGTCAACAGGTGGTATAG
- the LOC121969754 gene encoding uncharacterized protein LOC121969754 isoform X2: MSDTLNQKGGGAAQEISPIRSERRPKLSIDVPSRDFLISAMNYPKLNTFSTHGSAPNRTNLVPLSSPASAKMNASSCSSSSRGKPPFRRFLSGLSFKFQSSASEIERFEGQAPELYLGGRREKPSFLSSFNSFSKLFSPSVGRTSSLPLDEHGVTSRVNLTIDSSSFERKEVHHISRSISFPVNMKHAKSKRIKRMNSLGGVFRVIPSTPRVVGLSSVVTDIISPEDHAPDDEGENIAEEEAVCRICMIELSEGNDSLKLECSCKGELALAHQECAVKWFSIKGNRNCEVCKQEVKNLPVTLLRIQAAHTATALSDNSQQNLFHYRYWHDLPILVVVSMLAYFCFLEQLLVASFGTAALAIAVPFSCILGLFATLTSQTIVMKEFVWVYAAIQFVLVVFFAHLFYTVVTSFTSGYIHHSCYFCWIWGCNEWKYNHCGVSQVEEQMAGCVLN; the protein is encoded by the exons ATGTCAGATACTCTCAATCAAAAG GGTGGAGGTGCTGCACAAGAAATTTCACCTATTCGAAGTGAAAGACGTCCCAAACTTTCTATTGATGTACCCTCCAGAGATTTTTTGATTTCCGCCATGAATTATCCAAAATTGAATACCTTTTCAACCCATGGCTCTGCCCCCAATAGAACAAACCTTGTCCCATTAAGCAGTCCTGCGTCTGCTAAAATGAATGCATCTTCATGTTCATCCTCATCTAGAGGTAAACCCCCCTTTCGGAGATTCCTTTCAGGACTAAGCTTCAAATTCCAGAGTTCAGCTTCAGAGATTGAGAGATTTGAGGGTCAAGCTCCAGAGTTATATTTAGGAGGAAGACGGGAAAAACCATCAtttttgagctcatttaattctttttccaaaCTATTTAGCCCAAGCGTTGGAAGAACATCATCCTTACCACTCGATGAACACGGAGTTACTTCACGTGTCAATCTAACAATTGACAGCAGCTCCTTTGAA AGGAAAGAGGTTCATCATATATCTCGTTCAATCTCCTTCCCTGTGAACATGAAGCATGCTAAGTCCAAAAGGATCAAGAGAATGAACTCGTTAGGAGGTGTATTTCGAGTAATTCCTTCAACTCCTCGAGTGGTGGGCTTGAGCAGTGTAGTCACAGACATCATCAGTCCCGAAGACCATG CACCTGACGATGAAGGGGAGAACATAGCTGAAGAAGAGGCTGTCTGTAGAATCTGTATGATTGAGTTATCTGAAGGAAATGACAGTCTTAAGCTAGAATGCAGCTGCAAAGGTGAACTTGCCCTTGCACATCAGGAATGTGCTGTCAAGTGGTTTAGCATTAAAGGCAACAGGAACTGTGAAGTTTGCAAACAGGAGGTTAAGAATCTACCTGTGACTCTGCTGCGCATACAAGCTGCACACACAGCCACAGCACTCTCAGACAATTCACAACAAAATTTATTTCATTACAG GTACTGGCACGATTTGCCTATCCTTGTGGTCGTCAGCATGCTTGCCTATTTTTGCTTCCTCGAACAACTATTG GTAGCAAGTTTTGGTACTGCTGCTCTAGCTATTGCTGTGCCATTTTCATGCATATTGGGACTATTTGCAACCCTCACCTCACAAACAATAG TGATGAAGGAATTCGTTTGGGTCTATGCCGCAATTCAGTTTGTCTTAGTGGTCTTCTTTGCTCATCTGTTCTACACAGTTGTAA CTTCATTTACAAGCGGCTATATCCATCATTCTTGCTACTTTTGCTGGATTTGGGGTTGCAATGAGTGGAAATACAATCATTGTGGAGTTTCTCAGGTGGAGGAACAGATGGCAGGTTGCGTCCTCAACTAG